Proteins from one Mycobacterium adipatum genomic window:
- a CDS encoding diol dehydratase small subunit codes for MTALSHSGRSVTDVTVEAACNGELALDDIRISRQTLLMQAEKAERSGSMQLGLNLRRAAEMTALSAADMLASYEALRPGRSSFDELQELAERLDAHDAPTCAALVREAAVVYRRRGLLR; via the coding sequence ATGACCGCGCTTTCGCACTCGGGCCGCAGCGTTACCGACGTGACCGTCGAGGCCGCCTGCAACGGCGAACTCGCCCTCGACGACATCCGCATCAGCCGGCAGACCCTGCTGATGCAGGCGGAGAAAGCGGAGCGCAGCGGATCGATGCAGCTGGGTCTGAACCTGCGTCGCGCCGCCGAGATGACCGCCTTGAGTGCGGCGGACATGCTGGCCTCCTACGAGGCGCTGCGCCCGGGTCGTTCGTCGTTCGACGAGTTGCAGGAGCTGGCGGAGCGGCTCGACGCCCATGACGCCCCCACCTGCGCGGCATTGGTTCGCGAGGCCGCCGTCGTGTATCGGCGGCGCGGCCTGCTGCGATGA
- a CDS encoding diol dehydratase reactivase ATPase-like domain-containing protein yields MTLWAGVDIGNATTEVVLCRDRDVVTSARTPTRGGKGSLRAVAGAAQLVRRLADKHGLTVDRAAFAPTPPVHSTVERVQLEVPRTGRLTIVTRAAATTAGDAVGAGAPVSVERLDTVEPGRPVIACAGPEHGYAEVAGWVNAAVGAGRDVAAVLTANDEAVLVSNRLVTALPVVDDVDIERVLAAQLVAVEVREGVSPLQRLTDPFWLADTFGLGDDERADARVVADQLFDSVCAVVALDETAGRLESAPPPELPSGPAHIVYLADIAAQANSRRGSVTADSLVMAAMGAAGGAPADADALADALGVPVTRIESEADAARAGALTTPGIPAGVVVVDVGGGTVDVVAADGRAVLPGAGQLLTVATATALDISISAAEYAKRAEAVTAVTVQLVEDEHGRRRFLDAPIDGRCTGWLLTAAPSGLLPFTSALSGAEWRSWRLAAKRLVIGGNVTRGVQQVASGATGVLLVGGGAGDDELVRALTEQLGRDVTVGRGNVAGGLGHRFAVAYGLVVLAAGGDHPRTAHP; encoded by the coding sequence ATGACACTGTGGGCCGGTGTCGATATCGGCAATGCGACCACCGAGGTGGTGCTGTGTCGTGATCGCGACGTGGTGACCAGTGCGCGCACCCCGACGCGCGGTGGCAAGGGTTCGTTGCGGGCGGTTGCGGGTGCGGCCCAACTCGTCCGACGGCTCGCCGACAAACACGGTCTGACCGTCGACAGGGCAGCTTTCGCGCCGACCCCTCCGGTGCACTCGACCGTCGAACGTGTCCAGCTGGAGGTGCCGCGCACCGGTCGGCTCACCATCGTCACCCGGGCGGCGGCGACCACCGCGGGTGACGCGGTCGGCGCCGGCGCCCCGGTGTCGGTCGAGCGTCTCGACACCGTGGAGCCGGGCCGGCCCGTCATTGCCTGCGCGGGGCCCGAACACGGCTACGCCGAGGTCGCCGGATGGGTGAACGCCGCCGTAGGCGCGGGCCGCGATGTCGCCGCGGTGCTGACCGCCAATGACGAGGCGGTGCTGGTGTCGAACCGGTTGGTGACCGCCCTGCCGGTCGTCGACGACGTCGACATCGAGCGTGTGCTGGCGGCCCAGCTGGTCGCCGTCGAAGTGCGCGAAGGGGTGTCGCCGCTGCAGCGGCTCACCGATCCGTTCTGGCTGGCCGACACCTTCGGGCTGGGTGATGACGAACGCGCCGACGCCAGGGTCGTCGCCGATCAGCTCTTCGACAGCGTGTGTGCGGTGGTGGCACTGGATGAAACGGCCGGCCGGCTCGAGTCGGCGCCTCCGCCCGAGCTGCCCTCCGGGCCGGCACACATCGTGTACCTGGCCGACATTGCCGCGCAGGCCAATTCGCGCCGCGGGTCGGTGACGGCCGACAGTCTGGTGATGGCGGCGATGGGCGCAGCCGGGGGTGCGCCTGCCGATGCCGACGCGCTCGCCGACGCATTGGGGGTGCCGGTCACCCGCATCGAATCCGAAGCCGACGCGGCGCGTGCCGGCGCGCTGACCACCCCCGGTATCCCGGCCGGTGTCGTGGTGGTGGACGTCGGCGGCGGCACCGTCGACGTGGTGGCCGCCGACGGCCGGGCGGTGCTACCGGGGGCGGGGCAGCTGTTGACGGTGGCCACGGCCACGGCACTGGACATCTCGATCAGTGCTGCCGAGTACGCCAAGCGGGCAGAGGCGGTCACCGCGGTCACGGTGCAGCTGGTGGAGGACGAACACGGCCGGCGCCGGTTCCTGGACGCGCCGATCGACGGTCGTTGCACGGGCTGGCTGCTGACCGCGGCGCCGAGCGGGCTGCTGCCGTTCACATCCGCGCTCTCCGGCGCGGAGTGGCGCAGCTGGCGGTTGGCGGCCAAGCGTCTGGTGATCGGGGGAAACGTGACCCGGGGTGTGCAGCAGGTCGCGTCCGGGGCGACGGGGGTGCTGCTGGTTGGCGGCGGAGCCGGCGACGACGAACTCGTCCGGGCGCTGACCGAGCAACTCGGCCGCGACGTCACCGTGGGGCGTGGCAACGTCGCTGGTGGGTTGGGTCACCGCTTCGCGGTGGCGTATGGGCTCGTCGTGCTGGCGGCCGGCGGCGATCACCCCCGCACAGCCCACCCTTGA
- the groES gene encoding co-chaperone GroES, producing the protein MVAVNIKPLEDKILVQANEAETTTASGLVIPDTAKEKPQEGTVVAVGPGRWDEDGEKRIPLDVAEGDTVIYSKYGGTEIKYGGEEYLILSARDVLAVVNK; encoded by the coding sequence ATCGTGGCAGTCAACATCAAGCCACTCGAGGACAAGATCCTCGTTCAGGCCAACGAGGCCGAGACCACGACCGCTTCCGGTCTGGTCATCCCGGACACCGCCAAGGAAAAGCCGCAGGAAGGCACCGTCGTCGCAGTTGGCCCCGGCCGCTGGGACGAGGACGGCGAGAAGCGGATCCCCCTGGACGTTGCCGAGGGTGACACCGTCATCTACAGCAAGTACGGCGGCACCGAGATCAAGTACGGCGGCGAGGAGTACCTGATCCTCTCCGCGCGTGACGTGTTGGCTGTCGTCAACAAGTAA
- the groL gene encoding chaperonin GroEL (60 kDa chaperone family; promotes refolding of misfolded polypeptides especially under stressful conditions; forms two stacked rings of heptamers to form a barrel-shaped 14mer; ends can be capped by GroES; misfolded proteins enter the barrel where they are refolded when GroES binds), whose amino-acid sequence MSKQIEFNETARRAMEAGVDKLADAVRVTLGPRGRHVVLAKAFGGPVVTNDGVTIAREIDLEDPFENLGAQLVKSVATKTNDVAGDGTTTATVLAQAIVKAGLRNVAAGANPIALGAGISKAADAVSEALLAAATPVSDLKAIAQVATVSSRDGLVGDLVGQAMTTVGADGVVTVEESSTMETALEVTEGVGFDKGFTSAYFITDFDAQEAVLEDALVLLHRDKISSLPDLLPLLEKVAEAGKPLLIIAEDVEGEALSTLVVNAIRKTLKAVAVKAPFFGDRRKAFLEDLAVVTAAQVVNPDVGLSLREAGLDVLGSARRVVVTKDSTVIVDGAGTQDAIEARKSQLRSEIEATDSDWDREKLEERLAKLSGGVAVIKVGAATETDLKKRKEAVEDAVAAAKAAVEEGIVTGGGAALVQVRKELDGLRGSLTGDELLGLEVFSSALSAPLFWIATNAGLDGAVVVNKVAELPGGQGFNAATLTYGDLLAEGIVDPVKVTRSAVLNAASVARMILTTETAVVEKPAEEEDHDHGHHGHAH is encoded by the coding sequence ATGAGCAAGCAGATCGAATTCAATGAAACTGCGCGTCGCGCCATGGAGGCCGGCGTCGACAAGCTCGCCGATGCCGTCCGCGTCACGCTCGGCCCGCGTGGCCGCCACGTGGTGCTGGCCAAGGCCTTCGGCGGACCCGTGGTGACCAACGACGGTGTCACCATCGCCCGCGAGATCGACCTGGAGGACCCGTTCGAGAACCTGGGTGCCCAGTTGGTCAAGTCGGTGGCCACCAAGACCAACGACGTCGCCGGTGACGGCACCACCACCGCAACCGTGCTGGCGCAGGCCATCGTCAAGGCCGGGCTGCGCAACGTCGCGGCCGGTGCCAACCCGATCGCACTGGGCGCGGGGATCAGCAAGGCCGCCGACGCCGTGTCGGAGGCGCTGTTGGCCGCCGCCACGCCGGTCAGCGACCTGAAGGCGATCGCGCAGGTCGCCACCGTGTCGTCGCGCGACGGCCTGGTCGGCGACCTGGTCGGCCAGGCGATGACCACGGTCGGGGCCGACGGCGTCGTCACGGTGGAGGAATCCTCCACCATGGAGACCGCACTCGAGGTCACCGAGGGCGTCGGCTTCGACAAGGGCTTCACCTCGGCCTACTTCATCACCGACTTCGACGCCCAGGAAGCGGTGCTCGAGGACGCGCTGGTGCTGCTGCACCGCGACAAGATCAGCTCGCTGCCCGACCTGCTGCCGCTGCTGGAGAAGGTGGCCGAGGCCGGCAAGCCCCTGCTGATCATCGCCGAGGACGTCGAGGGTGAGGCACTGTCGACGCTGGTCGTCAACGCCATCCGCAAGACGCTCAAGGCCGTCGCCGTCAAGGCGCCGTTCTTCGGTGACCGCCGCAAGGCTTTCCTGGAGGATCTCGCCGTCGTCACCGCCGCACAGGTGGTGAACCCGGATGTGGGTCTGTCGCTGCGCGAAGCAGGTCTGGACGTGCTGGGCTCGGCGCGACGGGTGGTGGTCACCAAGGACAGCACCGTCATCGTCGACGGCGCGGGCACCCAGGACGCCATCGAGGCCCGTAAGTCGCAGCTGCGCAGCGAGATCGAGGCCACCGATTCGGACTGGGACCGCGAGAAGCTCGAAGAGCGTCTGGCCAAGCTGTCCGGTGGTGTCGCGGTGATCAAGGTCGGCGCGGCCACCGAGACCGACCTGAAGAAGCGCAAGGAAGCCGTCGAGGACGCCGTCGCGGCGGCCAAGGCGGCCGTCGAAGAGGGCATCGTCACCGGTGGTGGCGCGGCGCTCGTGCAGGTCCGCAAGGAGCTCGACGGGCTGCGCGGATCGTTGACCGGTGACGAGCTGCTCGGCCTCGAGGTGTTCTCCTCGGCACTGTCGGCCCCGCTGTTCTGGATCGCCACCAACGCCGGTCTCGACGGTGCCGTCGTGGTGAACAAGGTCGCCGAGCTGCCGGGCGGGCAGGGCTTCAACGCCGCCACCCTGACCTACGGTGATCTGCTCGCCGAGGGCATCGTGGACCCGGTCAAGGTCACCCGTTCGGCGGTGCTCAACGCCGCGTCGGTGGCCCGCATGATTCTCACCACCGAGACGGCTGTCGTGGAGAAGCCGGCCGAGGAAGAGGATCACGACCACGGGCATCACGGTCACGCCCACTAG